A genome region from Variovorax paradoxus includes the following:
- a CDS encoding S24 family peptidase yields MEKSESPESPRRIRRRERLKQLLADEGGAAAVARIVDTPRSHLSAITAGSRGLGDALAAKLEMAFNKPAGWFDTPVSSATEPELVDLDAHPDLTSIRKVTLRLQAGVNGFAVEPLDEIDGPPIFFRNDWMQQRGFKPYHLISIKVRGQSMEDKLFEGDMVVINTADTEPRDGDVFAVNYEGEAVIKRMKRERGSWWLSSDNVDKARYPDKECTGNACIIVGRVIHKQSERI; encoded by the coding sequence ATGGAAAAAAGTGAGAGCCCAGAAAGCCCGCGTCGCATCCGACGTCGGGAGCGCCTCAAGCAACTACTTGCCGACGAAGGTGGAGCGGCGGCGGTGGCGCGAATCGTGGATACGCCGCGTTCGCACCTCAGCGCGATTACCGCAGGCAGTCGCGGTCTTGGCGACGCACTGGCAGCCAAGCTGGAAATGGCCTTCAACAAGCCCGCCGGCTGGTTCGACACTCCGGTGTCTTCCGCCACCGAACCAGAGCTCGTGGACCTCGATGCCCATCCAGATCTCACCTCAATTCGCAAGGTGACCCTCAGGCTGCAGGCAGGCGTCAACGGGTTTGCAGTCGAGCCGCTCGACGAGATCGATGGGCCGCCGATCTTCTTCCGCAACGACTGGATGCAGCAACGCGGCTTCAAGCCCTATCACCTGATTTCGATCAAGGTGCGCGGCCAGTCGATGGAAGACAAGCTGTTCGAGGGCGACATGGTCGTCATCAACACAGCGGACACGGAGCCTCGCGACGGGGACGTCTTTGCCGTCAACTATGAGGGCGAGGCTGTGATCAAGCGCATGAAGCGCGAGCGCGGCTCCTGGTGGCTCTCCTCTGACAACGTCGACAAGGCGCGCTATCCAGACAAGGAGT
- a CDS encoding replicative DNA helicase produces MNDRVDESLLAPVALWSAESEASLLGALLLDNGLWDRVGDVLADSDFFRQEHRLIYGAIGALINAGSQADVFTVFDQMKRIRKDDLVGLLTLNELAQYVPSAASVRQYALIVRDFALRRKLMAASSEIHGLACQRGVGFEETLEQASALVTSLFDEGKTDEWQTMETGVVQLLDRINAQAEGTAVDDFTATGLIDLDARLDGGPRDGELIVIGARPGMGKSALALSMGLHMAMESGKAVGMFSMEMPKAQVTSRAMALQSRIHLSRIKRGERLKDYDWPAITAATDRLRSVNFLVNDRSGLNINQVRASARSLRRRHGKLACLIVDYLGLMAGIDPKMPRVYQIEEITKGLKSLAKELGCPIFLLCQLNRAVEQRVDQMPILADLRDSGSVEQDADIVMFVHRPYKANPTLSDEWKYYAKLSVAKLRDGEPGLIDLMYVGENTRFANWPAETPIPTNQVRVARSSKGAEL; encoded by the coding sequence ATGAACGACCGAGTCGATGAATCCCTCCTGGCGCCGGTGGCGCTGTGGAGCGCAGAGAGCGAGGCGTCGCTGCTGGGCGCGCTGCTGCTGGACAACGGGCTGTGGGACCGCGTGGGTGACGTGCTGGCCGACAGCGACTTCTTCCGGCAGGAGCACCGGCTGATCTACGGCGCCATAGGCGCGCTGATCAATGCCGGCAGCCAGGCGGACGTGTTCACGGTCTTCGACCAGATGAAGCGGATCCGGAAGGACGATCTGGTCGGACTGCTCACGCTGAACGAGCTGGCGCAGTACGTGCCGAGCGCCGCCAGCGTGCGCCAGTACGCGCTGATCGTGCGCGACTTCGCGCTGCGCCGGAAGCTGATGGCCGCCAGCAGCGAAATCCACGGGCTGGCGTGCCAGCGTGGCGTTGGGTTCGAGGAAACGCTCGAGCAGGCCAGCGCACTCGTCACGAGCCTGTTCGACGAGGGCAAGACCGACGAGTGGCAGACGATGGAGACCGGCGTCGTGCAGCTGCTGGATCGCATCAACGCCCAGGCCGAGGGCACAGCCGTCGACGACTTCACGGCCACAGGGCTGATCGACCTGGACGCGCGTCTCGACGGCGGCCCGCGCGACGGCGAGCTCATCGTCATCGGTGCGCGTCCCGGCATGGGCAAGTCGGCCCTGGCGTTGTCGATGGGCCTGCACATGGCCATGGAGAGTGGCAAGGCCGTCGGCATGTTCTCGATGGAGATGCCGAAGGCGCAGGTGACGAGCCGCGCCATGGCGCTGCAATCGCGCATCCACCTGAGCAGAATCAAGCGCGGTGAGCGCCTGAAGGACTACGACTGGCCCGCGATCACCGCGGCGACCGATCGGCTGCGCAGCGTGAACTTCCTGGTCAATGATCGCAGTGGCCTGAACATCAACCAGGTGCGCGCCAGCGCGCGCAGCCTGCGCCGGCGACACGGCAAGCTGGCATGCCTGATCGTCGACTACCTCGGCCTGATGGCCGGCATCGATCCGAAGATGCCGCGGGTCTACCAGATCGAGGAGATCACGAAGGGCCTGAAGTCGCTCGCCAAGGAACTCGGCTGCCCGATCTTCCTCCTGTGCCAGCTGAACCGCGCCGTCGAGCAGCGCGTCGACCAGATGCCGATCCTGGCCGACCTGCGCGACTCGGGCTCCGTCGAGCAGGACGCAGACATCGTGATGTTCGTGCACCGCCCGTACAAGGCCAACCCGACGCTGTCGGACGAGTGGAAGTACTACGCCAAGCTGTCGGTGGCCAAGCTGCGTGACGGCGAGCCGGGGCTGATCGACCTGATGTATGTGGGCGAGAACACGCGCTTCGCGAACTGGCCGGCGGAGACGCCCATCCCGACCAATCAGGTGCGCGTCGCGCGCTCTTCGAAGGGAGCCGAGCTGTGA
- a CDS encoding nuclease domain-containing protein has protein sequence MPRGTGFKRPEFASAPRLAPDRNPLAPLRPVVRRGTYAAPRAAAAIPKTPRREIPHLLTMARGKPCLFLLAGICNHNPETTVAAHSNWAQHGGKGGARKADDCYSAWACFACHTWLDSGPTDSEKKRMAFMFAHLSQVNHWRRIASDPSSKPRDRAAAQLALDHLNATPVGQQETACSE, from the coding sequence ATGCCCCGCGGCACCGGCTTCAAGCGCCCCGAGTTTGCGAGCGCCCCTCGACTTGCACCGGATCGCAATCCGCTCGCGCCGCTTCGCCCGGTTGTGCGCCGCGGCACCTACGCCGCGCCGCGCGCCGCCGCGGCCATCCCGAAAACGCCGCGCCGCGAGATCCCGCACCTGCTGACCATGGCGCGCGGCAAGCCTTGCCTGTTCCTGCTCGCCGGCATCTGCAACCACAACCCCGAGACCACGGTGGCGGCGCACTCGAACTGGGCCCAGCACGGCGGGAAGGGCGGTGCGCGCAAAGCAGACGACTGCTACTCGGCCTGGGCTTGCTTCGCCTGCCACACATGGCTCGACAGTGGCCCGACCGACAGCGAGAAGAAGCGAATGGCGTTCATGTTCGCGCACCTCTCGCAGGTCAACCACTGGCGGCGCATCGCCTCCGATCCCTCATCGAAGCCCCGAGACCGCGCCGCCGCGCAGCTCGCGCTCGACCACCTCAACGCAACGCCCGTAGGGCAACAGGAGACCGCATGCTCGGAATGA
- a CDS encoding phage protein NinX family protein, protein MTTPELTGAHLDYLVAKAEGLDPTVEAQMRFMPSTDWAQGGPIIEREKIMVAWNDGHWIAGVSAHVETNGGVIHKGPTPLVAAMRAYVAAKLGTEIQNG, encoded by the coding sequence ATGACGACTCCCGAACTGACAGGGGCACACCTCGATTACCTGGTTGCCAAGGCCGAAGGCCTCGACCCGACGGTCGAAGCGCAGATGAGATTCATGCCTTCGACCGACTGGGCACAGGGAGGCCCGATCATCGAGCGCGAAAAGATCATGGTGGCCTGGAATGACGGCCACTGGATCGCAGGCGTCAGCGCCCACGTGGAGACCAACGGCGGGGTCATTCACAAAGGGCCGACTCCGCTGGTGGCCGCCATGCGCGCCTACGTCGCGGCCAAGCTCGGTACCGAAATTCAAAATGGCTGA
- a CDS encoding serine/threonine protein kinase → MADDNSAAQNQHEEAVAQSAWTLKNVFDEPTPSPEQVDLAINALAEQEADEHPPTANLPEFHPPSPGFIVTSEATGITYVVGEFIGEGSFGAVFEAADEWQNKLAVKVLKPAGTFEEMHVAAYAEVQRLLHLRHPNVTYVYDAFVYRETFYIVTERCYRPLSVLLYQDWVDPSQWLTPLARCLLQAVQYLHSSNFVHQDIHFGNVFISFVRSEMAVEGQAVTFKLGDLGITKLAGEIDVQNTRLNPSMFAPEALDPHQFGPLDHRMDLYHCGLLFLQLLAGRELSFTHQEILDGAPRKLAELLPEPYRTAISKALRRHVGSRTQTAMELWRDLNPQPLDQAQLEPGANV, encoded by the coding sequence ATGGCAGATGACAATTCGGCAGCTCAAAATCAACACGAAGAGGCCGTTGCCCAGTCTGCATGGACCCTGAAGAACGTGTTCGATGAGCCAACGCCATCACCTGAACAGGTTGATTTAGCAATCAATGCCTTAGCAGAACAAGAAGCGGATGAACATCCACCAACGGCGAACCTTCCTGAATTTCACCCTCCAAGCCCTGGATTTATTGTCACGAGCGAAGCAACGGGAATCACCTATGTCGTGGGTGAATTTATCGGAGAGGGTTCGTTCGGCGCGGTGTTTGAGGCTGCCGATGAGTGGCAGAACAAGCTCGCTGTCAAAGTGCTTAAGCCTGCAGGAACATTCGAAGAGATGCACGTCGCGGCTTACGCGGAAGTGCAAAGGCTCCTACATTTGCGCCATCCAAACGTGACATACGTATATGACGCCTTTGTGTATCGGGAAACGTTCTACATCGTCACAGAGCGCTGCTATCGTCCTTTGTCAGTGCTTCTTTACCAAGATTGGGTTGACCCTTCCCAATGGCTCACACCGCTGGCTCGTTGCTTACTGCAGGCCGTCCAGTATCTCCACAGTTCCAATTTCGTTCACCAAGACATTCATTTCGGCAACGTCTTCATCTCGTTTGTAAGAAGCGAGATGGCCGTGGAAGGACAAGCGGTAACGTTCAAGCTAGGTGACCTAGGCATAACGAAACTTGCAGGCGAAATTGACGTCCAGAACACCAGGCTAAATCCGAGTATGTTTGCTCCTGAAGCGCTCGACCCCCATCAGTTTGGGCCGTTGGACCATCGGATGGATCTCTATCACTGCGGGCTTCTATTTCTTCAACTGCTCGCCGGCCGAGAGCTCAGTTTTACTCACCAAGAAATTCTCGACGGCGCGCCTCGAAAGTTGGCGGAACTTCTTCCCGAACCATATCGAACCGCAATCTCGAAGGCTTTGCGCCGTCACGTTGGAAGCAGGACGCAAACGGCCATGGAGCTTTGGCGTGACCTAAACCCCCAGCCGCTAGATCAAGCGCAGCTTGAGCCTGGAGCCAATGTTTGA
- a CDS encoding DUF1367 family protein, which yields MSHVTIIKNTQGRLQGLDEKGQRAYAKWRRLVEGLEIGQTLTFSYRFPRSPKHHRLFFAKLQSLLDRTETFSDLDKLRYWVVMCAGYFDLVPGFDGQPNAIPRSLDFDSMDEADFGELHRAVDAFLWTARAQETLWPALDAEQRYACVDSWVQEFAQ from the coding sequence ATGAGCCACGTCACCATCATCAAGAACACGCAGGGCAGGCTGCAGGGCCTCGACGAGAAGGGCCAGCGCGCCTACGCGAAGTGGCGCCGGCTGGTCGAAGGCCTGGAGATCGGGCAGACGCTGACCTTCAGCTACCGCTTCCCCCGCAGTCCGAAGCACCACCGCTTGTTCTTCGCGAAGCTGCAGAGCCTGCTGGACCGGACCGAAACCTTCAGCGACCTCGACAAGCTGCGGTACTGGGTGGTGATGTGCGCTGGCTACTTCGACCTGGTGCCGGGCTTCGACGGACAGCCGAACGCGATCCCGCGCTCGCTCGACTTCGACAGCATGGACGAGGCGGACTTTGGGGAGCTGCACCGGGCGGTCGACGCGTTCCTCTGGACGGCGCGCGCGCAGGAGACCCTGTGGCCGGCGCTGGACGCCGAGCAGCGATACGCCTGCGTGGACTCGTGGGTGCAGGAGTTCGCGCAGTGA
- a CDS encoding DNA methyltransferase, with the protein MDYADFLRAKIRMAQFKGFDVPLEQINPALKPHTRDIVRWAVQGGQRAIFASFGLHKTATQLEIFRQIGIARPELLRLQVAPLGVRQEFRAEIDARFHGAHAIDMRFVRRDSEIDDPATLYLTNYEAVREGNITVPRFGATSLDEASVLRSYGSKTYQEFLPAFAPVEFKFVATATPSPNRFKELIHYAGYLGVMDTGQALTRFFQRDSEKAGNLTLYPHKEEEFWLWVASWAVFIQRPSDLGHSDDGYALPELDVRYHEVPSDYAAAGTEKNGQGLLIPDVAMGLSAAASEKRGSMPARVAKVQELVAADPADHFIVWHDLEDERHAIQQAIPEAVSVWGTQDLDEREDRIVAFGNGAHRVLSTKPVIAGSGCNFQRHCHREVFAGIGFKFNDFIQSIHRVHRFGQAHRVRIDIVHTEAEREVLRTLQAKWAQHEEMGQKMTDIIRKFGLSQLAMQDALARTIGVKRVEVRGDLFTVAQNDCVEEARLQADNSVDQIITSIPFANHYEYTPSYNDFGHTQDNAHFWAQMDYLTPELLRILKPGRIYCCHVKDRINFGNVTGAGIPTVSPFHAEALFHGVKHGFDYMGMITVVTDVVRENNQTYRLGYTEMCKDGTKMGVGSPEYILLFHKPQSDRSRGYADVPVAKSKGDYSLARWQVDAHAFWRSSGNRMLSAEEMASYGPSKLAKLFTEHSLANVYDFDFHVRIGEELLERQALPSTFMSLAPGSHHGEVWHDVVRMLTLNGEQSNRAVEKHVCPLQFDIVDRLIERYSNKGDVIYDPFCGLGTVPVRAIKAGRRGAGSELNPAYFLDQVHYLRAAEREASMPSLFDFEAAETEAEAA; encoded by the coding sequence ATGGACTACGCCGACTTCCTCCGGGCCAAGATTCGCATGGCCCAGTTCAAGGGCTTCGATGTTCCGCTCGAGCAGATCAACCCCGCGCTGAAGCCGCACACCCGCGACATCGTGCGCTGGGCAGTGCAGGGCGGGCAGCGGGCCATCTTCGCCAGCTTCGGGCTCCACAAGACGGCCACGCAGCTGGAAATCTTCCGGCAGATCGGCATCGCGCGGCCCGAGCTGCTGCGCCTGCAGGTAGCGCCGCTGGGCGTGCGGCAGGAGTTCCGCGCCGAGATCGACGCGCGTTTCCACGGCGCGCACGCGATCGACATGCGCTTCGTGCGCCGCGACAGCGAGATCGACGATCCGGCCACTCTGTACCTGACCAACTACGAGGCCGTGCGCGAGGGCAACATCACGGTGCCGCGCTTCGGCGCTACGAGCCTCGACGAAGCCAGCGTGCTGCGCAGCTACGGCAGCAAGACCTACCAGGAGTTCCTGCCCGCCTTCGCGCCGGTCGAGTTCAAGTTTGTGGCCACGGCCACGCCGAGCCCGAACCGCTTCAAGGAGCTGATCCACTACGCAGGCTACCTCGGCGTGATGGACACCGGCCAGGCGCTCACGCGCTTCTTCCAGCGCGACAGCGAGAAGGCGGGAAACCTCACCCTCTATCCGCACAAGGAAGAGGAGTTCTGGCTCTGGGTGGCCAGCTGGGCGGTGTTCATCCAGCGCCCGAGCGACCTCGGCCATTCGGACGACGGCTACGCACTGCCAGAGCTTGATGTCCGGTACCACGAGGTGCCGAGCGACTACGCGGCGGCCGGCACCGAGAAGAATGGTCAAGGCCTGTTGATTCCGGACGTGGCCATGGGCCTGTCGGCAGCGGCCAGCGAGAAGCGCGGCAGCATGCCGGCGCGGGTGGCGAAGGTGCAGGAGCTGGTCGCCGCGGATCCTGCTGACCACTTCATCGTCTGGCACGACCTCGAGGACGAGCGCCACGCGATCCAGCAGGCGATACCCGAGGCCGTCAGCGTCTGGGGCACCCAGGACCTCGACGAGCGCGAGGACCGCATCGTCGCCTTCGGCAACGGCGCGCACCGCGTGCTGTCCACGAAGCCCGTGATCGCCGGCAGCGGCTGCAACTTCCAGCGCCACTGCCACCGCGAGGTCTTCGCGGGCATCGGCTTCAAGTTCAACGACTTCATCCAGAGCATCCACCGGGTTCACCGCTTCGGCCAAGCCCATCGGGTGCGCATCGACATCGTGCACACCGAGGCCGAGCGGGAGGTGCTGCGCACCCTGCAGGCGAAGTGGGCACAGCACGAGGAAATGGGCCAGAAGATGACCGACATCATCCGCAAGTTCGGGCTGAGCCAGCTCGCCATGCAGGACGCGCTGGCGCGCACGATCGGCGTGAAGCGCGTCGAGGTGCGCGGCGACCTGTTCACGGTGGCGCAAAACGACTGCGTCGAGGAGGCGCGGCTGCAGGCCGACAACTCCGTCGACCAGATCATCACCAGCATCCCGTTCGCCAACCACTACGAGTACACGCCGAGCTACAACGACTTCGGCCACACCCAGGACAACGCGCACTTCTGGGCGCAGATGGACTACCTGACGCCGGAGCTGCTGCGCATCCTGAAGCCCGGCCGCATCTACTGCTGCCACGTCAAGGACCGGATCAACTTCGGCAACGTCACCGGCGCCGGCATCCCCACCGTCAGCCCGTTCCATGCCGAGGCGCTGTTCCACGGCGTGAAGCACGGCTTCGACTACATGGGGATGATCACGGTGGTCACCGACGTGGTGCGGGAGAACAACCAGACGTACCGCCTCGGCTACACCGAGATGTGCAAGGACGGCACGAAGATGGGTGTGGGCTCCCCGGAGTACATCCTGCTGTTCCACAAGCCGCAGTCGGACCGCTCGCGCGGCTACGCCGACGTGCCGGTGGCGAAGTCGAAGGGCGACTACAGCCTCGCACGCTGGCAGGTCGACGCGCACGCCTTCTGGCGCAGCAGCGGCAACCGCATGCTGTCCGCGGAGGAGATGGCCAGCTACGGGCCCAGCAAGCTCGCGAAGCTCTTCACCGAGCACAGCCTGGCCAACGTCTACGACTTCGACTTCCATGTTCGCATCGGCGAGGAGCTGCTGGAGCGCCAGGCGCTGCCGAGCACCTTCATGAGCCTGGCGCCGGGCAGCCACCACGGCGAGGTCTGGCACGACGTGGTGCGCATGCTGACGCTGAACGGCGAGCAGTCCAATCGCGCCGTCGAGAAGCACGTCTGCCCGCTGCAGTTCGACATCGTCGACCGGCTGATCGAGCGGTACAGCAACAAGGGCGACGTGATCTACGACCCGTTCTGCGGGCTCGGCACCGTCCCTGTGCGCGCGATCAAGGCCGGCCGCCGCGGCGCCGGTTCGGAGCTGAACCCAGCGTACTTCCTCGACCAGGTGCACTACCTGCGCGCCGCCGAGCGCGAGGCGAGCATGCCCAGCCTGTTCGACTTCGAGGCGGCCGAGACCGAAGCGGAGGCCGCATGA